Proteins encoded together in one Mobula birostris isolate sMobBir1 chromosome 9, sMobBir1.hap1, whole genome shotgun sequence window:
- the LOC140202846 gene encoding transcriptional regulator Myc-A-like, translated as MPLTASPFLGKSYNYDYDYDSFQPVFYDEEENFYHQQLPAPSEDIWKKFELLPTPPLSPSRRPSFSLYPSNADQLEMVTEFLGDDLVNQSFICDSESIIIQDCMWSGFSAAAKLEKVVSERLASLQASRKETGTPCTGVPSSSPCSRSSPTPSLRSICSSPPSVPAADAATAPRRLGSLGLGAASAYLQDLSAAVAECIDPSVVFPYPFAEHKSGLHLPPGDATPPATDTPSDSEEEQDDEEEDDEDEEEEDEEEIDVVTVEKRQPSARRAELNTNTAGLVRPHHSPLVLKRCHVPIHQHNYAAPSPQPPAKRLRMESSRILKQISTNSKSKCPSPRMSDSEEIDKRRTHNVLERQRRNELKRSFFALRDQIPEVAKNDRAAKVVILKKATEHIMSIQSDEQRLMSEKEQLRRKREQLKHRLEQLRNSSKQRY; from the exons ATGCCTCTGACTGCATCTCCTTTCCTGGGGAAAAGCTACAACTATGATTACGATTACGACTCCTTCCAGCCGGTGTTCTATGACGAGGAGGAGAATTTTTATCACCAACAGTTGCCGGCTCCGAGCGAGGATATCTGGAAGAAGTTTGAGCTGCTGCCCACCCCTCCCCTGTCCCCCAGCCGGCGACCCAGCTTTAGCTTGTATCCTTCTAACGCCGACCAGCTGGAAATGGTCACGGAGTTCCTGGGCGATGACTTGGTAAACCAGAGCTTCATCTGCGATTCGGAATCCATTATCATTCAGGATTGTATGTGGAGTGGCTTCTCGGCCGCCGCCAAGCTGGAGAAGGTGGTGAGTGAGAGGCTGGCGTCCCTGCAGGCTTCGAGGAAGGAGACGGGAACTCCATGTACCGGTGTGCCCTCTTCGTCTCCGTGCAGTCGCTCTTCGCCGACACCATCGCTGCGGTCAATCTGTTCGTCGCCGCCGTCTGTGCCTGCAGCCGACGCCGCTACTGCGCCCCGCCGCTTGGGCTCGCTGGGGCTGGGCGCAGCCTCCGCTTATCTACAAGACCTGAGCGCCGCCGTGGCCGAGTGCATCGACCCTTCCGTCGTCTTCCCTTACCCCTTCGCCGAGCACAAAAGTGGCTTGCACCTACCACCGGGAGACGCAACTCCTCCCGCCACGGACACGCCGAGTGACTCCG AAGAAGAACAAGATGACGAGGAAGAGGACGACGaagatgaggaggaggaggatgaggaagAGATTGACGTGGTTACAGTTGAGAAGAGACAGCCCTCAGCCAGGAGGGCAGAGCTGAACACCAATACAGCTGGTTTGGTCAGGCCCCATCACAGCCCCCTGGTCCTAAAGCGCTGTCACGTCCCCATCCACCAGCACAACTATGCTGCCCCCTCCCCACAGCCCCCAGCAAAGCGGCTCAGAATGGAGAGCAGCCGCATCCTCAAGCAAATTAGTACCAACAGTAAAAGCAAGTGCCCAAGTCCTAGGATGTCGGACTCAGAGGAGATCGACAAGAGGAGGACGCACAATGTGTTGGAGCGACAGCGCAGGAACGAGCTGAAGCGGAGCTTCTTCGCCCTGAGGGACCAGATTCCAGAAGTGGCCAAGAATGACAGGGCGGCCAAGGTGGTCATACTCAAAAAGGCCACTGAGCACATAATGTCCATCCAGTCGGATGAGCAGAGACTGATGTCAGAGAAGGAGCAATtgaggaggaaacgggagcagttGAAGCACAGGCTTGAACAGCTGAGGAACTCTAGCAAACAGAGATATTAG